In one window of Lepidochelys kempii isolate rLepKem1 chromosome 27, rLepKem1.hap2, whole genome shotgun sequence DNA:
- the RARA gene encoding retinoic acid receptor alpha isoform X3 — protein MAYTCHRDRSCVVNKVTRNRCQYCRLQKCFDVGMSKESVRNDRNKKKKEAPKQECSESYVLTPEVEDLIEKVRKAHQETFPALCQLGKYTTNNSSEQRVSLDIDLWDKFSELSTKCIIKTVEFAKQLPGFTTLTIADQITLLKAACLDILILRICTRYTPEQDTMTFSDGLTLNRTQMHNAGFGPLTDLVFAFANQLLPLEMDDAETGLLSAICLICGDRQDLEQANTVDKLQEPLLEALKIYVRKRRPTKPHMFPKMLMKITDLRSISAKGAERVITLKMEIPGSMPPLIQEMLENSEGLDTLGGQPGASRVSSLAPPPGSCSPSLSPSSNRSSPATHSP, from the exons ATGGCCTACACCTGCCACCGCGACAGGAGCTGCGTCGTCAACAAGGTGACACGGAACCGGTGCCAGTACTGCCGCCTGCAGAAGTGCTTCGACGTCGGCATGTCCAAGGAGt ccgTCCGGAACGACAGGAACAAGAAGAAGAAGGAGGCGCCGAAGCAGGAGTGTTCGGAGAGCTACGTCCTCACGCCCGAGGTGGAGGATCTCATTGAGAAAGTGCGCAAAGCCCACCAGGAGACCTTCCCCGCCCTGTGCCAGCTCGGCAAATACACTACG AACAACAGCTCGGAGCAGCGAGTCTCGCTGGACATCGACCTGTGGGACAAGTTCAGTGAACTCTCCACCAAGTGCATCATCAAGACGGTGGAGTTCGCCAAGCAGCTGCCCGGCTTCACCACGCTCACCATCGCCGACCAGATCACCCTGCTCAAGGCCGCCTGCCTGGACATCCTG aTCCTGCGGATCTGTACGCGCTACACGCCGGAGCAGGACACCATGACCTTCTCGGACGGGCTGACCCTGAACCGCACCCAGATGCACAACGCCGGGTTCGGGCCGCTCACCGACCTCGTCTTCGCCTTCGCCAACCAGCTGCTCCCGCTGGAGATGGACGATGCGGAGACCGGGCTGCTCAGCGCCATCTGCCTCATCTGCGGGG atcgcCAGGACCTGGAGCAGGCCAACACGGTGGACAAGCTGCAGGAGCCGCTGCTGGAGGCGCTGAAGATCTACGTGAGGAAGAGGAGGCCCACCAAGCCCCACATGTTCCCCAAGATGCTGATGAAGATCACGGACCTGCGCAGCATCAGTGCCAAGG GTGCCGAGCGGGTGATCACGCTGAAGATGGAGATCCCCGGCTCCATGCCGCCCCTCATCCAGGAGATGCTGGAGAACTCGGAGGGCCTGGACACGCTGGGCGGGCAGCCGGGCGCCTCCCGCGTGAGCAGCCTGGCGCCGCCCcccggcagctgcagccccagcctgtcgCCCAGCTCCAACAGAAGCAGCCCGGCCACCCACTCGCCGTGA